The Anolis carolinensis isolate JA03-04 chromosome 2, rAnoCar3.1.pri, whole genome shotgun sequence genome has a window encoding:
- the LOC134296981 gene encoding zinc finger and SCAN domain-containing protein 31-like, producing MKKEAGEPAACGARPLGEAEGEGPGWGQAVRGELEGPPGRWADQVHNFRNFCFRSSRGPQETCTRIRALCHQWLRPEKHSKARMMDLVVLEQFLKVLPPEMEAWVRDRRPQSSAHAVALAEAFLEPQVSKALLDVAPEVKKEPMDKKKTSQGDRQEAASPGEDMEVGDHKPAVKVPSRLLSLQSGIDTQDVPPNQDPVAVEEKPDSSGEEEPPLPDLGGSTLLMEVVEERFESVVPPARGDSKEKVKKETTVGGQKRDHDAAYISPKGTYLPQTQPPRGNPTGKERSQAQPSEFEKSFLQQLFRGKGEKAAPKAESEHRCLDCGKTFNLGSKLKLHRKIHSEEKPFECPECGKHFRHKGNLQTHQRTHAPEEAFRCGECGRRFGHSWDLKKHLKFHESRRAPAKEKAAPAWIGPRKDPPLNGDATQRAVPPDAEAEALTPVSTDP from the exons ATGAAGAAGGAGGCGGGGGAGCCGGCGGCGTGTGGGGCGCGTCCTTTGGGGGAGGCGGAGGGGGAGGGGCCCGGCTGGGGGCAGGCGGTGCGTGGGGAGCTGGAGGGCCCCCCCGGGCGCTGGGCGGACCAGGTCCACAACTTCCGCAACTTCTGCTTCCGGAGCTCCCGGGGCCCCCAGGAGACCTGCACCCGGATCCGGGCCCTGTGCCACCAGTGGCTGCGGCCGGAGAAGCACAGCAAGGCCCGCATGATGGACCTGGtggtcctggagcagttcctcaAGGTCCTGCCCCCCGAGATGGAGGCCTGGGTGCGGGACCGGAGGCCCCAGAGCAGCGCCCACGCCGTGGCCCTGGccgaggccttcctggagcccCAG gTCAGCAAAGCCTTGCTTGATGTGGCCCCTGAAGTCAAGAAGGAGCCAATGGACAAGAAGAAGACCTCGCAAGGGGATCGCCAAGAGGCCGCATCTCCAG GAGAAGACATGGAAGTTGGAGACCACAAACCAGCCGTGAAGGTTCCTTCTAGGTTGCTTTCTCTTCAAAGTGGAATCGACACTCAGGACGTCCCACCCAATCAG GATCCAGTGGCCGTTGAAGAGAAGCCCGACTCTTCCGGAGAAGAGGAGCCGCCCTTGCCGGACCTGGGAGGGAGCACGCTGCTCATGGAGGTCGTGGAGGAGCGCTTCGAGAGCGTGGTCCCCCCAGCACGAG GTGATTCCAAGGAGAAGGTTAAGAAGGAGACGACTGTTGGGGGCCAGAAACGGGACCACGATGCCGCCTACATTTCCCCCAAGGGGACCTACCTGCCCCAGACGCAGCCCCCCAGAGGGAATCCCACGGGGAAGGAGAGGAGCCAGGCGCAGCCGTCGGAGTTTGAGAAGAGCTTCCTGCAGCAGCTCTTCCGCGGCAAAGGCGAGAAAGCAGCCCCAAAAGCGGAGAGCGAGCACCGGTGCCTGGACTGCGGCAAGACCTTCAACCTGGGCTCCAAGCTGAAGCTGCACCGCAAGATCCACTCCGAGGAGAAGCCCTTCGAGTGCCCCGAGTGCGGGAAGCACTTCCGGCACAAGGGGAACCTCCAGACGCACCAGAGGACCCATGCCCCGGAGGAGGCCTTCCGCTGCGGCGAGTGCGGGCGCCGCTTCGGCCACAGCTGGGACCTCAAGAAGCACCTCAAGTTCCACGAAAGCAGGAGGGCCCCCGCCAAGGAGAAAGCGGCCCCGGCGTGGATCGGGCCCCGGAAGGATCCTCCGCTCAACGGAGACGCAACGCAGCGGGCCGTTCCCCCCGACGCCGAAGCAGAAGCGTTGACGCCGGTGTCGACCGACCCGTAG